The following proteins come from a genomic window of Acinonyx jubatus isolate Ajub_Pintada_27869175 chromosome C1, VMU_Ajub_asm_v1.0, whole genome shotgun sequence:
- the LOC106975682 gene encoding 40S ribosomal protein S27-like — protein sequence MRLCGCDNLPHNNMPLTKNLLNPSLQEEKRKHKKKRLVQSSDSYFMDKKHPQCYKITTICSHAQTVLCVGRSTVLCQPTGGKARLR from the coding sequence ATGCGCCTGTGCGGATGTGACAATCTCCCCCACAACAACATGCCCCTCACGAAGAATCTCCTCAATCCCTCCCtgcaagaggaaaagaggaagcacAAGAAGAAGCGCCTGGTGCAAAGCTCCGATTCCTACTTCATGGACAAGAAGCACCCACAATGCTATAAAATCACCACTATCTGTAGCCACGCACAAACAGTTTTGTGTGTTGGCCGCTCCACTGTCCTTTGCCAGCCTACAGGAGGAAAAGCAAGGCTTAGATAA